Proteins encoded by one window of uncultured Draconibacterium sp.:
- a CDS encoding glycosyltransferase family 2 protein has translation MKLSVVIPLFNESAVLSLLITEVHQNLVALGEAFEIVCVDDGSTDDTLNQLLQIKSEKKELKVVALSRNFGLQAAIAAGLEYTIGEFVVVMDGDMQDPPELIKELYQKVQETKGDVVSAVRSERGEKLSKRFYINIFHKIFRNISDEKQLEQAGNFCIMSRKAVSAILKFTEHSRYFPGIRNFIGFQHDTIIYDRPERAEGIAKMSSKKLFSLAADAIYSFSKWPIKLCLYLGLLGVVVFLLAIIYTLVSKFTGLAPFGWSSTFLAISFFGSVQLTFLGLIGEYIYRIYKEVQKRPVYLVKEVYE, from the coding sequence ATGAAGCTATCTGTTGTCATACCATTATTTAACGAAAGCGCCGTGTTATCGCTGTTGATAACCGAGGTGCACCAGAACCTGGTGGCTTTGGGCGAGGCTTTCGAAATAGTGTGTGTTGACGACGGAAGTACTGATGATACGCTTAATCAACTTCTTCAAATAAAATCGGAGAAGAAAGAGTTGAAAGTAGTGGCCTTATCACGAAATTTTGGACTGCAGGCTGCAATTGCCGCAGGTTTGGAATATACAATTGGTGAGTTTGTGGTGGTAATGGATGGCGATATGCAGGATCCGCCGGAGTTGATAAAAGAGCTTTACCAAAAGGTACAGGAAACAAAAGGAGACGTAGTGTCTGCAGTTCGTTCGGAACGTGGCGAAAAGCTAAGTAAGCGCTTTTATATCAATATTTTTCATAAAATTTTCAGGAATATTTCGGATGAGAAACAGCTGGAGCAAGCCGGTAATTTTTGCATTATGAGCCGCAAAGCTGTTTCAGCGATTTTGAAATTTACAGAGCACAGTCGTTATTTTCCTGGCATCCGCAATTTTATCGGATTTCAGCACGATACGATTATTTACGATCGGCCTGAACGCGCTGAAGGAATAGCGAAAATGAGTAGCAAGAAATTGTTCTCGCTGGCCGCCGATGCCATTTATTCGTTCTCAAAATGGCCCATAAAACTGTGTTTGTATTTGGGATTACTCGGCGTTGTCGTTTTTCTTTTGGCAATTATTTACACGCTGGTTTCAAAATTTACAGGGCTGGCGCCATTTGGTTGGTCGTCGACATTCTTGGCTATCAGTTTTTTTGGGTCGGTGCAGCTTACTTTTTTGGGGCTCATTGGCGAATACATTTACCGCATTTACAAAGAGGTGCAAAAGCGTCCGGTTTACCTGGTAAAGGAGGTTTATGAATAA
- a CDS encoding phospholipid carrier-dependent glycosyltransferase, which produces MNKLTDILTAQNVFRISLFVAAVILLSLAPKAAVNVDEMLHYPHAKRVVNWYYTGGEDASSLNTPVHNLKYYGQSVDNLTALINRAFSIENEFLTRHFTGAVFFFLLLLFAGLLGKEISNSYWVAATVVLSLMLTPRLFGQAFGNLKDIPFAAGYVAGIYFIIKYLKQFPKVTWKTVIGLGLAIAFTCSVRIGGLILFAYLGLGIVVIVLSKPFLLKYIVSTKSCFVRLMGQWLVIVLSGYFLGLLFWPYALHDVVRHPIESLSVMEHYKISIKQLFEGEVIWSSSLPWHYLIKWILIATPEFILLGTLYFVAFLTYKFSKPLSEQLIIELFVFFTLLFPVVYVIVIGSNLYSGLRQMLFVIPVMVVLAVTGLFQLINLELRQKVKIPAVALFFVLMILPFQHQAKTFPADYIYFNAVSGGNKAAWSNYEYDYYFHGMKKATDYLISEIDDEEAIVAMNCQLPNYFEKISNIDFQYTRYLERSSADWDYALFGVNYIHPYLLKNDTWQSTRIVKTFYHKGNPLVVVLERKEKDDLKGINLLKRRKWDEAEILLKKELKTEPNNVWMFVNLANLKLAQRKYAELDELLESGRTIHPYYEPLYLLEAQKLFDQAKFEESYAVLNKLIEVNPRYKNAAPLLQKVKEKLNK; this is translated from the coding sequence ATGAATAAATTAACCGACATATTAACTGCACAGAATGTGTTTCGCATCAGCCTGTTTGTGGCTGCTGTGATTTTGCTGTCGTTAGCGCCAAAAGCGGCCGTTAATGTCGATGAAATGTTACATTATCCGCATGCAAAACGAGTAGTAAACTGGTATTATACCGGCGGCGAAGATGCATCAAGTCTGAATACTCCTGTTCACAATCTAAAATATTACGGACAATCGGTTGATAACCTCACTGCATTGATCAATCGTGCTTTTTCCATCGAAAATGAATTTCTGACAAGGCATTTTACAGGTGCTGTATTTTTCTTTTTGCTGCTACTTTTTGCCGGTCTTTTGGGAAAAGAAATAAGCAACTCGTATTGGGTGGCAGCAACTGTAGTTTTATCGCTAATGCTCACGCCGCGATTATTCGGACAGGCATTTGGCAACTTAAAAGATATTCCGTTTGCAGCCGGTTATGTTGCAGGCATTTACTTCATCATAAAATACTTAAAACAATTTCCGAAAGTGACCTGGAAAACAGTGATCGGTCTTGGATTGGCCATCGCTTTTACCTGTTCGGTGCGCATTGGCGGATTAATTCTGTTTGCCTACCTGGGATTGGGAATTGTCGTAATCGTTCTTTCGAAGCCTTTTTTACTTAAATATATCGTTTCAACTAAATCTTGTTTTGTAAGGTTAATGGGCCAGTGGCTGGTAATAGTGCTTTCAGGGTATTTCCTCGGACTATTATTCTGGCCCTATGCCTTGCATGACGTGGTGCGTCATCCGATCGAAAGTTTGTCGGTGATGGAGCATTACAAAATCAGTATTAAACAGTTGTTCGAAGGCGAGGTGATCTGGAGTTCATCGCTGCCGTGGCATTACCTCATAAAATGGATTTTGATAGCAACACCCGAGTTTATTTTACTCGGGACTCTATACTTTGTAGCCTTTTTAACCTATAAATTTTCTAAACCGTTAAGCGAACAACTCATTATTGAGTTGTTCGTCTTTTTTACGCTGCTTTTCCCGGTGGTGTATGTAATTGTTATCGGGTCGAACCTCTACAGCGGATTGCGGCAAATGTTGTTTGTAATTCCGGTGATGGTTGTTTTGGCCGTTACTGGTTTGTTTCAGTTAATAAATCTGGAGCTCAGACAGAAGGTAAAAATTCCGGCAGTAGCACTGTTTTTTGTTTTGATGATTTTGCCCTTTCAGCATCAGGCAAAAACTTTTCCGGCAGATTATATTTATTTCAATGCTGTTTCGGGCGGAAATAAAGCTGCCTGGAGTAATTACGAGTACGATTACTATTTCCATGGAATGAAGAAGGCAACGGATTATTTGATCTCCGAAATTGATGATGAAGAAGCGATAGTGGCTATGAATTGCCAGTTGCCAAATTATTTCGAAAAGATATCAAACATTGATTTTCAATATACACGCTACCTCGAGCGAAGTTCTGCAGATTGGGACTATGCACTGTTTGGAGTGAATTATATTCATCCGTATTTACTCAAAAATGACACCTGGCAATCGACTCGAATTGTAAAAACTTTTTACCATAAAGGAAATCCGCTGGTGGTGGTGTTGGAAAGGAAAGAGAAGGATGATTTAAAAGGGATTAACCTTCTGAAACGCCGGAAATGGGATGAAGCCGAAATCTTATTAAAAAAGGAATTGAAAACGGAACCGAATAATGTCTGGATGTTTGTAAATTTGGCGAATTTGAAATTGGCGCAGCGCAAGTATGCCGAGCTTGACGAATTGTTAGAGAGTGGAAGGACAATACATCCTTATTACGAACCGTTGTATTTGCTCGAGGCGCAAAAATTATTCGATCAAGCCAAGTTTGAAGAGAGTTATGCCGTTTTAAACAAGCTGATCGAGGTGAATCCGCGCTACAAAAATGCGGCACCACTATTGCAGAAAGTGAAAGAGAAATTAAATAAGTAA
- a CDS encoding LPXTG cell wall anchor domain-containing protein encodes MKRVIAMIGLFIMSLPTMLLMAQDQGTYIDNLGAQDSSYLEEAPLTGAEQASGSNTTVIIIVVAVVVIAAAVFFFMKKKKK; translated from the coding sequence ATGAAAAGAGTAATTGCAATGATCGGATTGTTCATTATGAGTTTACCAACTATGTTGCTTATGGCGCAAGACCAGGGAACATACATTGATAATTTGGGTGCTCAGGACAGTTCGTATTTGGAAGAGGCTCCGCTGACTGGAGCTGAACAAGCTTCAGGATCAAATACCACTGTAATCATTATTGTTGTTGCAGTTGTAGTTATCGCGGCAGCTGTTTTCTTTTTCATGAAGAAAAAGAAAAAGTAA